In Mycolicibacterium nivoides, the DNA window CGCATCTCATCGGTTTCGCGGTCATGGTCGGCGCCTGGATCGCCGAGGCCGCGGCCCGACGCTTCCTGATCACCCCGGTGATGACCTACGGCATGGCGCTGTCTCTCGTCACCGGCCTGGCCCTGGCCGCACCCTGGCCGGCCGGCATCGTCCTGAACTATCCCAAGATCGGCACCAAGCTGATCCTCCTGGTGGCGCTCGGCGCGGTGCTGGGCATCGGCACCGCGCGCCAGCGTCGCGCGGGCGGCCAACCGGTCATGGGCCTGTTCATCGCCGCCGGCGTGTTGCCCCTGCTCGCGTCGGCCATCGCGGTGCTGTGGAACTGAGGCCCCGGCCGAACCTGAGCTGAACCTGAGACGTTCCCGTAAAGTTAACTGGCAAACAACAATTGTCGGCAGGTACGGGAACGATGAGTCACAGACACGCCATGGCAACCGCCAAGGTCATGCGCACGGCGGCATTCACCGGATGCGATTCACCGCAGGGTGACATCCGCATGCGGGCGAGGACGCGCCCTGCGGCTCCCGCGCGTCAAACCGACCACGGCGTGTTCGAGCAGCCGCGGCGGCGCCGCTACGTCGGACAGTTGAAGACCTCGACATCCACGGTGGCCGGCCGGTCGCCGTGGATGAACGATCGCGTCACCGTGCTGCGCGGGTTCCTGGCCGATCTGCACGGCCTGCACCTTCCGCCGGACCTGGCCCGCATCCAGGTGGCCGGCCACATCGAGCTCCTGGTCTCCGTGCTGCGGCTGAACCGCCAGACCGCGCGTCAGTTCGTGACCGACGACGTACTGCGCGAGATGGCCGTCGACATCGCGACAGCCGTCGCTTCCGAGTAACGCCCCCAACCGAAAAAAATCGAGGCGCGGTCTGCTGACCGCGCCTCGATTTTTCTAGAGTGCGCCCGAAGGGATTCGAACCCCTAACCTTCTGATCCGTAGTCAGATGCTCTATCCGTTGAGCTACGGGCGCCTAGCGTTATTCAGTTGTGCGGTTGACGAGTCAACCTTGGCGGAGGCGAGAGGATTTGAACCTCCGGTCCCCTGTAAGGGGGACAACTCATTAGCAGTGAGTCCCATTCGGCCGCTCTGGCACGCCTCCTTTGAACTTCTGTGAGGGTACCGGACTCCGTCCTGTCGCCCGAAACCGCCGAGGGCACACAGTACACAGCCTCCCCTATCCTGGCCAAGTGAGTATCCGTTTGCGCCCCGAAATGGCCGACCTTCCGGCGTACGCACCAGGCAAAACAGTTCCCGGCGCAATCAAGATCGC includes these proteins:
- a CDS encoding Fe-S protein, which encodes MDLLRNVVVYAHLIGFAVMVGAWIAEAAARRFLITPVMTYGMALSLVTGLALAAPWPAGIVLNYPKIGTKLILLVALGAVLGIGTARQRRAGGQPVMGLFIAAGVLPLLASAIAVLWN